The following DNA comes from Clarias gariepinus isolate MV-2021 ecotype Netherlands chromosome 7, CGAR_prim_01v2, whole genome shotgun sequence.
TGGTAAAGACGCAGATAAAtaagctttacagaatatctagttgtgaTAGATACATAAGCATATGTACCAACAGACTGTGTGAAATtctgtaatgtaaataaactgcttATGGTAATgataaccattgaactttgttagcgttagccactgtctgtctgtctattatTACTGTCTGTATCTATGCATTTAATGAAACGGAAATTTACTTGCgtacaaataagttaagcgatataacactgGTATATGAGCCTTAGTTCAACCTTGAAGCCAAAAAAGATTGACATGGTTATAAGCGTTTAACTCGCTAGCTCCTATAAATCTAGCCTTAGCTTGTGTCTCTCGTGGACTGCAGCACATTATATTCCAGTCACAGAAATAACATGCACATTAACtcttatgcaaaaaaataaataaatgcacttcAAAGTCATTTTtagagagcacaaacactcttcctTATAGCTTTTGTAATAGTGACATTAGTAGTATTTCTGAACTTTTAGCGtctttttaagggaaaaaagagtAACATTGTGAGTTAGTGACACTGAAAGTAAGCTGtcatgttaactccagacttggtctAAGTTATGTAAAGTCACATCTGACAGATGCAGGTGCTgccagaattttttaaaatggcagataaaaactaaactgggaaataaactgttaaACTAACCCAAAAATTGTTCATAAAGTCTCCACGTACCCGATTAATAAATAGGTATTGAATAGgcatgtttactgtgaaatcttgacacacCTTTGTGGCAGGAAAGGGAGGAAGAATCACACCATCCAAAtagcagccgtacgccattcacaCAAAATTTGAAGAGACCCTGAGATTTTAAgttaaaatcctttaaattaatTACTCAAGTAATCTATctattataaagtataaataagaCAACTTTTCTTTATCTGCATTTATCTGTttcattcatagttttaaaCTTCTTATACGGTATGTGCAACTTACCTCAAGTAGGGCACTCTCAAGTAGTTGTTAGGATCAGCCCTTGTCTGTTGGCACATTTTGTTGTGGTGTATAAAGTGGCAGCTATCCACTCTCTCTgatgctaataaaaaaatataataaattttccAGATTGCAACAATGCAAAGAAGAAAGCAGTTGCACCTTCTGCAGTTGCAGTTACAAGACAAAGAAAATGAAGATCTAGCAGTTGTAGCTGCTGTTGTGGTTTAGCTGCAGCAGGAAGAGCACGAGAGATCACATGATCCatgcaaatacagtggaaccttggattatgaacaTAATGTGTTGTGCATACGTAAAAATTCCCCCtataagaaattataaaaatcaacttatttgtttcacagccctaaaaaaaaaatacattaatagaaaatattaagtgtttgttagtgtttgtgtgcgcacagcggtgtgtttgtgtgtaaagctaaagtaagaggagaggagaaatcAGACCCTCCCCTCTCCCTTTTctcgcacacacgcgcacattatggaaacactgttttatctggaAATTAACAAGGAACGTCGCTAATGATGCTTGAGTGAGCACACACTAATAGAATCACttttgaaaagtaaaaataaagcaaatgaacctgcactttacctttaaaaagaagagCAGAGCAGTCAACAAAGCAGTGTTTTcattaagagtgtgtgtgtgtgtgggcgagTGGAAGGGGGGTATATGTGAaggggcacagtgtcaaatgacgtgcgcacacacacacacacacgcacactgaaTTGGTGCAGGctaacacagaaagagagagagagttgactTAGTGAGAGAGCACTAAGATTGAGCAGGGGagtcgattacccacaattccgcagtgtgcgcgagagagaaaccattggctcagctgtgatcacgtaacgctcggcgtcaaaataaaaagcgcatgcgtgctacatgatactcagttttcgtaaaccaagacttgttcatttttctagacaaaatgtattaaaaatctttgctcatcttgcggaacgttcgcaaaccatgttactcgcaatatgaggttccactgtattgctGATTAAAAAACATAGAACCCTACCtgcaaaatatacagaaatattCAGATGTAGCAATTCAGAGATGGTGTAGAAATTAGCTGGTATCTCATAAAAACTCTCAGCAGAAAATGAGGAATTATATGGTGCACATGCGGTTTTTATATTGCCCCCGTAAAAACAACCGCACAATTCACATGCAGCTGCCTTGTGAAAACCCTACTTTTATCTTAAAAACTAACTCTAAATTCCATGGTGCGTTTGTATGAAGGCCGTACAAATATTGGTTCATACAGTGTTCATAGCAATGTCGtaaaataatcatataaaaaaacttaatgTGTTCTTGAGGCATAACGACAGCCACAATGGAAATATGGGCTTCTGCAAATGTCTTCTGAATCTAAATGACCCGTAAACATTGCACATTGCTGTTACATTGTTCTGAAGGCACTTCAGGTGGATCAACAAATAGTGGTTTTCATGCTGCATTAGGAGAAAATCTTGGACAAGACCATCGACCTTGCCACAAACTTAAGACCAGGCTACAAATGCTGGATTCTTATAAGTCTGTCTTAACAACACCATAGGAAATGCTTAAAATGATGTTAGCAGCTGTCTGTATAGGTATTTGTTACCGCTgctttaattaaagaataagAAATGGGGAGGGAATAAAGAAATTAACAGTGTCATTTGGGACATCATAGGATTGTTTTCGGGGAGAAGGAGATTTTCACCTAACTTCCAATGCTGTCTCCTGATTCAAGAGTATGGAACAAttagaataattattttaatagtaTAAAAAATATCTTCCAATTACTAGTTTTATAGATCTTTaccaaatattataaaattttagtagataaaattaaacaataatatgGATAGGAAGGtgtaatgcaaaaataaagtgATATTAAATAATATCGTAGAACTCAGTTCATCATGCTTTTACAACTTTAGgatgtattttatattgtttttttttaatatattttatatactttacaTGTGTACAAAAATACATTGTTGACTTATACAGGTACATGTGCATATATTATTTGCAAAAATGCAATTTTATATTACAGAACTGACACATAATTTGGAATCCACAAGGGGTGCTGGAATCAACTGCTTGCAGATATTGAGGGCATATCTcattatatacactgtattgCTGCCTGTTTATAATTTACAATCTAATAtcttgtatataattatttttattttcccattaGATGCTGCTTGGTATTTTCTTGTGGTTTAAGTAAAATAATGTAACACTTTGGTGCAAATAAGCACAAAAGGAGACCGAAGCTAGAAGCTAAAATAGCAAATATTTCCACTGCTGTAGTGAATTTACCAGGTGAACTTACATAGGCAGGTATAAATGCCAGCCACACTGCACAAAATATTAACATGCTGAAAGTAATATATTTAGCCTCATTAAAATTTCCAGGTAATTGTCGAGCCAGAAATGCCAGAATGAAACACAAACAAGCCAAGAATCCAATGTAGCCGAGCACACACCAGAAGGCTAACTCAGATCCCACTTTGCAGGCTAGAATGATCTTAGAGCGCTGatactgtgtgtttttgtaaggGAATGGAGGAGAGAATGTAAGCCATGCAGCACAGATGACCATCTGGACCATTGTGCAGACAAAGATGATGATCCTTTGCTGTGTAGGTCCAAGCCATTTCATTATATTGTTTCCAGGCTGGGTGGCTGTAAAAGCAGCAAGAACCACTAAGGTTTTACCCAGGATGCAGGAAATGCAAAGTGAGAAGGTGATGCTAAAGGTAGTGTAATGCAGCATGCATGACCATGAAGTGGGCTTCCCAATAAAGATCAGTGCACAAAGGAAACACAGGGTCAAGGATAAAAGGATGAAGAAGCTCAACTCTGAGTTGTTCATACGCACAATAGGAGTGTTTCTGTGATAGAGAAAAACTGCAAACACAGCTAAGGTAACAATGGCTCCAGCAGTAGCAGTAACAGTCAATGTTATCCCCATTGCATCATAGGAAAGAAATTCAATGACCTTAGGAATGCATTCTGTTCCATCTGCATTGGACCAGTAATCTTCAGGACAGGCCATACAGTCTACTGAATCTTTAAcagcataaaaaacaaaaaaaacattaaaaggatAGTATTAAGATTGCATTCATATTATTGATGATGCTTGCTCTTTATGTTTTTACTGAGACCACAAACCTGTCTGATTACTAATTTTGCCACTATCACATTTAACACAGTCAAAGCAGCACAGAGGTTTCCCTTTAAGTACAGCCTTCCTAAATCCTGCAGGACAACTGGTACTGCAAACAGAGACTGGCACCTGTTTTGCcacaagaaaaacatttttatgggTCAAATACTGGCCTgtatcaagcaaagacaacattTAAATTACCGTAACAGGGTTAATTACCATCcagtgcattattaaaactGGAAAGTGAGGAAGAAATGTGGCCAATTAAAATCATAGATGAccgagatcacttaaatgcttaaaGCTTGCATCGAAAGAAAAAGTTGACAGCATAAATTATAGCTATGTTAAATAGTGTGAGATTTGGTAAATAAAGATTAAAGCAGTTTTCCTTTAAATTAATCACACTTTTGACACTGAAAATGGTTTAATGCCATGGATTTCAAGGCATTACTACCACAGCATTAAAACACAAAGAGGGTGCATGGGTTACATGTTTGTGTTCTTCCATGGAGAGTCTAAGCCATTACCAAAATGAAAAGAGTTAAGACCTGTGTAGATAGCCTGATAGATGTGGACTACTGTTTACTAGTCTTTTAATAATTGATGTTGTAAAGGGATGTCGAGCAGTATTTTTATGTGGTGAATGTGTTTCCATACTGAACTAAATTCAGAGTAAAGCTTGCCTCATTTTTGTCTCCAGCCCATGTAATAGGCGTGTCGTAAACAACCAGTTCATTCCCAGCCTCACGGGTCCCATCATAAATGCCCACTTTAATCAGTTCAATATTGCCAGCTAGGCCCTTCTGCCAGTTGATCAGATCATAGTATGCAATCGATTCTCCATTCATATCAAATTTCAACAACTCTCCTAAAACAGTGAGTGAGACCTTTTGCAGATAATACTGGAGCTATGAAACCACAGGTGATGAAAACAAAGTCTCATCTTAATctgtttttacaatattttaaggCTGTGAATTTCAGTAATAcatatagttttatattatttactgtGAGTAGACATTCTTTCTGTCAACATACCTAAACTTACAGGgtaaactaaatatatattatggAATATTTCAGGTGTGGAAACATTTTAACAGTGATTTTAATCTTACACTActcttgttaaaaataaatagaattgcTCTCACCTGCCAAGGGTGGATGTTACTATTGTCAGCACATGAGGAGTTAATAAATGGTCCATTTCCAGGTTGGCAGGAAATGAGATTGTGGAGGGAGTGAGCAATAGCATACACACCTTTGTATACATTATAAGTAATTCGAAGAGTAGATGTGTTCCTGTAGACAGAATATTTCTTGTTGAGTGGCTCTTGCCCAGTGCATAGGGGGAGCTGAGAATTTGGGGTAAAGGATGAAAAGGGAGTGCACCCATACAAAGCACCCCACAGTTCATGCACCCAAATGTTGGAGGAGTATGTCTCTGGGTTTACTGTTGTTATATAGTCTTTCAGCTTTGGAATATAGCTGTATCGTACCCCAAACCCAATCATGCCTCCCAGAAAAGGGTAATATTCACTTCCTGTGAATGGTGTAGCTGTTGCCAAGGTTTCACTGGCAATCCACTGAATCCCAGTAATATTCAGATTCATATAGTCCTTTATAAATGGTGTGAATTCACCTTCAGCTGAAAAAACCACTACCACTCGAGCACTGGAGCTGTTCATCACATGGATAATCTCCATTCCTCTCcgactgttgtataaaagcggAATTATTTCCTGAtaagacacacaaacatttgTACCATCCAGCTCCTTAAGTAGTCTCTGCATGGCAGAGTCACCATACTCATGATCTCCTCGCAGTATACCTATCCATGTCCAGTTGAAATGTATCAGCAGATTGGCAATGGCTTTCACCTGGTAGGCATCACTAGGGGTGACCCTAAAAAAGTTGGGGAATTCTCGTCTGTCACTGAGGCATGAACAAGAGGAGAAGTAACTGATCTGAAAGAAACATGAACatgacttttattattattattattattattattattattattattattattattattattattattattattattattattattatttccataaGCAGTACTTTATAAGCAATATAACACTATAAGCTCAGAATTATGAATATGTTAATTCACATTGTGActtataatgtaattatttgtaCTCTTAATTCTAAAGTCAGAAGCAGGATAAATAACTTAACTTATGCTTAGTTCCTTAGTGTATTTGGattgtgtattaaaataaagaattatgTTATTGCAAAAAAGTACATACCACTGGAATCTTGAAATGTTGTAAAATTCTAGAAACCATAGTAGACTCAGCTGATCCAGATTCAGCAATAACAGCCAACACAGGGCTAGCATTTAAACACATGGGTCTGTCTGCTTCATTCGGTCCATTTATAACAGCCAGAGCTGCTCTCTGAGCTGTTAATGGATATGAACAGGAATCAAATATTTTATAGCCCAGAGTGTGGTTAGGTAGCAGTTCACTACTGTTGTTAATTTCCTCCACAGCAAGCATCAGGGTCAAAGCCCAGCGGAAAGCTCTGGGATCAAACCTGTAAAAATCAGTGGGAGTAAGAGCCAGCACAGGCAAATTATGACAGatgtctaaaaaataaaattgattcatgtatGACTTTAAGGGGTATTCTACATGTTAACATTGTGTAAATACATGTTCAATTCTGTTagtatcattattaataatattgtttttttacagaaaatatttttttgttttatactgAAAATACTTTATTGGTCAATATTTCATTGTCTCGTTTAGTGAAATAAGACAATACAATAATTTCTACCCATCACACCCTACTGGTCCGGGCTTGTATGTGCAGTTCAAATCTGGTATTCTCtgtttgaaatgaatagggAAAATTCCTCCAATGACAAAATCTCCATCAGCAATGAAACCTGGTCCCAAATTATTCTGCAGAGTGCAAATCGGATCTAAGGataaaatgagaaaagaaaagtgaagcACTAGTAGCCACACTATTATACAACCCATTGTCAATGATGAATGCCTGATTTCTTACATTGTATAGAGAAGGGGAGGGCAACAATGTTTTATATGCCATGCGTAAGCTTGCCTCTGTGTATTCATGTGTCACAGTCACAAGGGAGCCCACAATCCCCACAATCATATACTTAGTTGAAATGGTACATTATGTGCACTGTTACATTTTcgattatttctattattatacatactgtataagcgtATAACTGAATACTGAGAAAGAATGATGTCTGATTTAGAAGTCTtgcattaattaaatataacatttattaaatatgtaatggatggatggatggatggatggatggcttgGTACACCCTGGttaaggtgccaatccattgcagggtgtgcacacatacacatatgcaCATGGTCATTGACACACTATGTGGAATGTGGGAACACCATTAGCccaatatgcatgtctttggactgtgggaggaaactggagcagcTGCAGGAAACCAACCTAGTatggggggaacatgcaaactccatgcacacagaccagaggagAGAATCGAACCGGGGCTGTCAGGCCAACCAAAGCACCTCCGCCTACAACCAGGGCGGAGACGAACTACAATTCCCAACAGTTATGTTCCAGGTCACCTGAGTTCTAGAGCACCTGCACCCAATTAACCAGGTGCTTAAATAGGACTAAGCAACATAGAGACTTCGCGGAATATACGCTCTCGTGAGTTTTCCAGATGTTACCAAGCCTTTATTATCTTGATTGCCTTATTGTGTATGACCTGTATCCATTATTTAGTTTGAGATTTCTTGCCTACcctagtttgtgtgttttgccGATCGACCGACCCTAGCCCGTTTTCTGACTATGACTACTGCGTACGAGCatgctttattaaaatattttacttcactATTTTTACACTGTTATGATTACAGTTTTTACAGTcagcaaaaaatgttttacaaaatttCTTTATCAGCCAATTGTGccatacaattatatatattatatttatattataaaaatactgcTGCCCTCTGCTTTTAACTATTTACCCTTATCAACAAAAGCCTGGgacaaaatgttaaatagaccttattaagaaaaaaagaaggatgaAATGTACACAGTGTTATCTAGGAAGAGAGTGATACAGTGATACAGACATTATCCTGCTTGCaaattttagttattattttaacttcTTCTAAAATGATACATTATCTGCCATTGTTATgttgatgacacacagttatatgtttcAGCAGAGCCGAATGAGAGACAGTTTATTAAAGTTCAGGAAGGTGTAAAGGACATTTAAAACTTCATGCTGAGCTCCTTTCTAATTGATTCTGACATGCTAAAATTATGTCTACTAGGACCACATGTATCTAATGTAAGCTGTATGTATCTAACTGTGCGGTAAGGGGCATGGTGCTAAAATTTGTGtttacaacacaacacaaaataGTGTGGGGAACTCTGTACTCTGTAACAGTGAGCAGTTTCTGGTTACTCCTAACTgttagtggagtttgtgaccaTTAGATCCAGACcctttttatttactatacAGTAGGATGTGATTTTGTCACATGCTCATAGAAGCTGTGTACAGCCCACCTAGTTCCAATGCTAAGGAGGCGCTCGTTGAATTGTAAATGAACTGAACAATACACACCCAGATGGACTTTTTcttgtcatttaaaattttaaccatgcaaatctcaggTCAATGCTTCCAGCACATTGGCACATGTAGCATGGAGCCCTTCCCCCATCTTAGCTAATCAGACCACATTTCGGTTacgctaattccagcatacaagTACTCCAAACCAAGTTAAAAGCTGGGCAGCAGGAGTCATCTTTGGTCTTCAGGGTTGCTCATCTGACTGGCTCATGTTCACGGAGACTGCAACTAGAAGCCATGGATGGCTGCAGAGGTGTGAGTACTGCTGAGAATCTAAGACTCTAACTTTAGAGCAGGTGAAAAAGCAGTCCTAGGCCTTCAGTGCTACAAAACAGTAAAACGTTCAAAGAACACAACGAGGACACAGAACTTTGGAGGTCACTGCTTGATGAAGACACCAGGACCACATCATCTGCAAATAACAGATGCAATCTTGAGGCCACAAAACAGAACACCCCAACTTCTTACAGATGGAACCATTAAGAATGCGCGTCTCGAATCTAATGAGCTACTGCGGCATTATGTGGGCCACAGTGAAGTTCTCAGGCACATGAC
Coding sequences within:
- the LOC128528176 gene encoding extracellular calcium-sensing receptor-like; translated protein: MAYKTLLPSPSLYNNNLGPGFIADGDFVIGGIFPIHFKQRIPDLNCTYKPGPVGCDGFDPRAFRWALTLMLAVEEINNSSELLPNHTLGYKIFDSCSYPLTAQRAALAVINGPNEADRPMCLNASPVLAVIAESGSAESTMVSRILQHFKIPVISYFSSCSCLSDRREFPNFFRVTPSDAYQVKAIANLLIHFNWTWIGILRGDHEYGDSAMQRLLKELDGTNVCVSYQEIIPLLYNSRRGMEIIHVMNSSSARVVVVFSAEGEFTPFIKDYMNLNITGIQWIASETLATATPFTGSEYYPFLGGMIGFGVRYSYIPKLKDYITTVNPETYSSNIWVHELWGALYGCTPFSSFTPNSQLPLCTGQEPLNKKYSVYRNTSTLRITYNVYKGVYAIAHSLHNLISCQPGNGPFINSSCADNSNIHPWQLQYYLQKVSLTVLGELLKFDMNGESIAYYDLINWQKGLAGNIELIKVGIYDGTREAGNELVVYDTPITWAGDKNEVPVSVCSTSCPAGFRKAVLKGKPLCCFDCVKCDSGKISNQTDSVDCMACPEDYWSNADGTECIPKVIEFLSYDAMGITLTVTATAGAIVTLAVFAVFLYHRNTPIVRMNNSELSFFILLSLTLCFLCALIFIGKPTSWSCMLHYTTFSITFSLCISCILGKTLVVLAAFTATQPGNNIMKWLGPTQQRIIIFVCTMVQMVICAAWLTFSPPFPYKNTQYQRSKIILACKVGSELAFWCVLGYIGFLACLCFILAFLARQLPGNFNEAKYITFSMLIFCAVWLAFIPAYVSSPGKFTTAVEIFAILASSFGLLLCLFAPKCYIILLKPQENTKQHLMGK